Part of the Ruania alba genome is shown below.
CCGTGCTGGACACCTCATGAGGCTCCGATTCGCATTTCAGGCGCGATCGCGCCTGAAATGTGATCTCCCGGCGCGTCGTCCAGACCATCGACCTGACAGGAGAGTCGAATCCGTCGTCTCATGCCCCTGGGCTCGGAGCGCAGTCCGATGCGCACGGAGGAGGGCGGTCGCGTCTAGGATGGTCGAGGACCACGACGGTGCGGGCCTGGAGTGTGCCCTGGGTAGGAAGGACCACGATGACCGCAGTAGAGCACGAGGAAGTGGCAGCGGCTGAGACCGAGAGCACGGTATCGGTGCTGCTCTACAGCGACGACCCGGCTACTCGCGCTCAGGTGCTCACCGGGGTGGGGCGACGGGCCTCGATCAACAGTCCGCGGATCCTCTGGCAGGAGGTCGCAACCCCGGCTGCGGTGGTCGACTACGTCGAGAACGGCTCTTACGATCTGCTGATCCTCGACGGTGAGTCAGCGAAGTTCGGTGGCATGGGACTATGCCGCAGCTTGAAGACGGAGATCTACCAGTGCCCACCGGTACTGCTGTTGATCGCGCGTGCACAGGATGCGTGGCTCGCGTCCTGGTCGGAGGCTGACGCCG
Proteins encoded:
- a CDS encoding response regulator transcription factor, which gives rise to MTAVEHEEVAAAETESTVSVLLYSDDPATRAQVLTGVGRRASINSPRILWQEVATPAAVVDYVENGSYDLLILDGESAKFGGMGLCRSLKTEIYQCPPVLLLIARAQDAWLASWSEADAVVSMPLDPLELQETVADMLASS